GGTAGCATTTGGTTACGGGAGGCTaagactgagattgagagacTGAAATTCGATATTGTGTTTGATAATTAGAGATTGGAACAAAAATTTCAATCTACGTTCCCAAAATTTCAATTCCTTCAGTACTTCCAAAAAGTGGAGAGACAGGACTAAAATTTTGAAacggaaattaaaattttaataatattttttataaaaaaatcttcatttaacattttaaatttcaaatctaccTTCcaatctttatatttattttaaattaaacataataCTGAGACATAACTCAATTTAATACATTTTACACTAAATACAATACAAAAACTTAATTTAATCTCAATCTCTATCCCCCGTCTCAGTCTCTCATTCTCAATCCTCCTTCCAACTTCCAAACGGCCTAACACTTAAAAGCACTAGGCACACATAGTATGCATCCCTTTAGGTTGAAAAGGTGTTGAAACTTAAAAAGAGACACCAAATTTCTCATGGATTATGCAGAAAACCTGTCTCTGTCATGGGGGGAAGAATAATCAATATCTGGTCCAGCAGGAACGATTCCGAATGGATTAATCGAAGGATGGCTTCCGTAGTAATGCAACTTTATATGCTCCATGTTCACAGTGCTACTCATGCCGGGAATTTGGAAGATGTCTTTAGTGTAATTGAAGAGGTTTGGGTACTCCCGAAGTAGCTTCTTGTTGCACTTAAAGTGAACTGCATAAACCTACAATTCCAGCAAAAGCAAATTACTCTGAAAAGTTTTGGAACAAATATattgcaaaatgaagaaatccttGCATGTCTACACAAGCTAGGTTCATTAGGTTAATAAATAATTGGCACATTAGTAGCAATGATATTTTATCATTGATTAGCTCTTGATGATGTGTTACTTACCTATTGACCTATTGAATAAGAGGGGGTATAAATCATTCATGATTTGAAAAGGATATTTAAGAAGTTCCATTTCCTTTGCAATCTATGACTCCATTCATCttttagcattcaacttgaatcAAAACTTTGAAAAATTCAGAGCTGAAACCAGAGATAATGATTTTTAACCAACAAACATGAAATTCAACAGGACAAATCCCACACTTGTAACAGATTTATGGTcttaaagttaaaattaatagtgatttgattttaaaaagtcaCCTAGATGCAAGCTTCACAAACTAGCTTAGGTCTGATATGGCCCCCTATTCTTACCAAGAAGGAGTCTCTAACTCAATGTAATGTTTCTACGAGACGATGATTTGCATAACATCAAGAAATTCCTATtcataaacacatatataaactCACTATACCTCATCAAATCGGATGAGAGTGACGAACAATCGAATGTCTGCTTCAGTAACTAAGTTGCCACATATGTATCGCTGCTTGCTTAGTATACTCTCACATTTGTCCAAAGCTTCATACAATTGTTGTACAGCCTGCAGAGAGGACCGGGTAAACGGTTTCAATTTCCTTAGTAATATTGTAATAATAGCAATCTTTTAATTAAGAGAAGCATTAAACTGTTAAACTATTAGCTGCtaccgaaaaaaaagaaaaaagaaaatcagccaatgctACATACCTCATTGTATGGTTCTTGCATCTTTGCAAATCCACATTTATAAACACCATTGTTTATTCCACTATATATCCACTCATTAGCCTCATCAATTTTGGTTCGCAAATCAgttggatataagtccaaggagGGATTTTCTGCAATGTCGTTGAATTCAGTGTTAAACATGCGGATTATCTCCGAGCTCTCATTATTAACAATGGTCTTGAGTTTCTTATCCCACAGAACCTGTACAGATAAAAATCGATCAGTTGAAAATATAAATGTGCTCAGCGAAAGCAAATGACACAAACAAGAAAGAAACTAGTTCATACTAAAGAGAACACATACCGGAACGGTGAACTTCCCTGTGTAGTTTGTACTTGCAATTTCATAAAGTTCTCTAATGCTCTTTGCTCCGTTTAACAGGTCAGGTTCAGCTCCTAGAACCTCAGTCTTCGAATCAGGAAAAACCCATCCCTTATGCTCATCTGATTCTTTAGTTCTTTCCCAGATGGGTTTGACTGACTGATAATTGAACATGTCAAACATGAAATTCCTCCTTTGGTGAACACAACTAATGTAattatttcatttcaatttgaaaATACTCGATTCAAGAGTGTCAAACTCGAGTTAATTGTGAGAGTATACAAGTTTAGGTCCGCAATCAAGTCTATTATTTGCAAGAAAACTCTTGTAAGTTTATGACTTAAGCTTTACAATTCAAGGACACCGAAACTTGTGTAAGCTCCACAAGTTTAGGTGAACTCCGAGTTTGATTACCATGATTCGATTCAATTCAACATGAAGGATCGGCTACTAACCGAGAAACTTATAGCTTTCTGAAGCCCTTTGATATTCAAATAAGCAAGGCACCTGGAAGCCCAAGGACAAGCATATGATACATAGAGATGATACCTTCCTGGCTCTGCTGGGAATTGGGAATTCGGGTCCCTCGAAATGAATTGCCGAAATGTGGAAGCAGATCTTACAAAAGCACCGGTGTCGGATACCTCATCGATTGCAGATTTCGCCATTTGAATAATACACTGAGCAGATATTTTAGTAAAAAGGATCACACTGCCAAATCTTCTAAGTAAAGAATACTATAGAACTTAGTTCAGCaaaaaaacactttaaatttcaatttgatTCAGCACACTTATCATGCCACCCTACTGAATGAATTCAAAAACAATTAAGACAAACCCTAATATCAATCCTTCATACTTTAGTTCACTAATAAATATCCTGAATTCCTAATCAGCTCACTccaaattggaaaaagaaaaaaaaaatccccctttcaaacaaaattcaactaagagtAACCAGCAGAAAGAACcaactgaaatcaaatttcagtGGAAGTGATCACATCACTTACCTCACTTAAAAGAATATACAATATTTGGAGCCTATAAATGTTATTCAGAGCCCATACATACAGAATCAATGAACCATTTTGACATGCATCACATGAACATGAAACAAAATGAATTTCAATAGAAAGCTTTGGAAATGAAAGGAAGGTACCTTGTTGTAGTTGTCGAAGGAAAATTGGGAGAGAGTAAAGTATATGCTGCTGGGGCGCACTATTGTGAGATACAACATTAGTTTCAGTATAATATATGAATCAATCAATTATTACAAGATAATAATGGAACACTTAGGGAAACAAACAAAATTTTCCTTAACTAAGGGAGTGGGTAACATGCATTTCAGATCAACGGTCAACAAAATCATGCTACCTATACTTAAATCACGAGACAGGTTGATGATTTAAGTAATGGGGATGGCTGGTAATCAGtcactaaattaaatatttatataaaatatatattaaaaataaattaaattttatatatttatataatatataaatatataatcattaatttaatggtttatttttttatgtatataatatttttataaattattgccAGAGGTTATGTGGGAGATTATGGAAGATGGTAAAGAGACCAACCGGAATGATTTGCAATTATTATGGTGCAGTGCCTTCTCTATTTTATTAGTCCAATCATAGAAGGATTTAGGACcctctattataattataatataataaacacTGCCCTTTGTTTTAtaattcatgttttctttttaataatataCTTTTTCTTATATCTAGATTCTCaagatttttgttttcttttagtctTTGTCTTTTAATGTTTCTGTTAAAAATATTTAGGTGAAAGTGATAcagtaaaatagaaaatattaagTTAAAATGAGACATGAAAAAcgaacaaataaataatatttagttACACTAACAATAATGAAGTTTAAACTAAAATTCCATGCAATAAAATCATATCTTTATTTATATAGAGTTATAGACTAAGTGGAACAAGAACCCTAAATTTGCTGCATAGTGGAGGTTGTATACctgagcaaaataaataaataaaataaagaaactaaATGAACTTCAATTTTAAGGATTATAAATTCCTTCACATACATAATATTAAGGATTTTGTTCACTATTT
The sequence above is drawn from the Arachis hypogaea cultivar Tifrunner chromosome 4, arahy.Tifrunner.gnm2.J5K5, whole genome shotgun sequence genome and encodes:
- the LOC112796680 gene encoding uncharacterized protein isoform X2; translated protein: MAKSAIDEVSDTGAFVRSASTFRQFISRDPNSQFPAEPGRYHLYVSYACPWASRCLAYLNIKGLQKAISFSSVKPIWERTKESDEHKGWVFPDSKTEVLGAEPDLLNGAKSIRELYEIASTNYTGKFTVPVLWDKKLKTIVNNESSEIIRMFNTEFNDIAENPSLDLYPTDLRTKIDEANEWIYSGINNGVYKCGFAKMQEPYNEAVQQLYEALDKCESILSKQRYICGNLVTEADIRLFVTLIRFDEVYAVHFKCNKKLLREYPNLFNYTKDIFQIPGMSSTVNMEHIKLHYYGSHPSINPFGIVPAGPDIDYSSPHDRDRFSA
- the LOC112796680 gene encoding uncharacterized protein isoform X1; its protein translation is MLYLTIVRPSSIYFTLSQFSFDNYNKCIIQMAKSAIDEVSDTGAFVRSASTFRQFISRDPNSQFPAEPGRYHLYVSYACPWASRCLAYLNIKGLQKAISFSSVKPIWERTKESDEHKGWVFPDSKTEVLGAEPDLLNGAKSIRELYEIASTNYTGKFTVPVLWDKKLKTIVNNESSEIIRMFNTEFNDIAENPSLDLYPTDLRTKIDEANEWIYSGINNGVYKCGFAKMQEPYNEAVQQLYEALDKCESILSKQRYICGNLVTEADIRLFVTLIRFDEVYAVHFKCNKKLLREYPNLFNYTKDIFQIPGMSSTVNMEHIKLHYYGSHPSINPFGIVPAGPDIDYSSPHDRDRFSA